A genomic region of Elaeis guineensis isolate ETL-2024a chromosome 9, EG11, whole genome shotgun sequence contains the following coding sequences:
- the LOC105051602 gene encoding LOW QUALITY PROTEIN: lysine histidine transporter 1 (The sequence of the model RefSeq protein was modified relative to this genomic sequence to represent the inferred CDS: inserted 1 base in 1 codon), with protein sequence MVSSARMQTDQEKSLDDWLPITSNRNAKWWYSAFHNVTAMVGAGVLSLPYAMAHLGWGPGVVVLVLSWVITLYTLWQMVEMHEMVPGKRFDRYHELGQHAFGEKLGLWIVVPQQVVVEVGTCIVYMVTGGKSLQKFHNVVCPDCKSIKLSYFIMIFASVHFVLSQLPNFNSMSGVSLAAAVMSLSYSTIAWGAAVDKGQQEGVDYSFKDSTTSGVVFGFVSALGDVAFAFAGHNVVLEIQATIPSTPEKPXKKPMWKGVIVAYIIVAICYFPVALIGYWSFGNAVDDNILISLERPRWLIAAANMFVVIHVIGGYQIYAMPVFDMMETMLVKKLHFSPSIALRLVARTLFVALTMFIGICIPFFGGLLGFFGGFALAPTTYYLPCIMWLVIYKPRKFSLSWITNWICIILGVILMILAPIGGLRTIILNAKNYQFFS encoded by the exons ATGGTTTCATCAGCGAGGATGCAGACCGACCAAGAGAAGTCGCTCGATGATTGGCTCCCGATCACGTCAAACCGGAATGCCAAGTGGTGGTACTCCGCCTTCCACAATGTCACAGCGATGGTCGGCGCTGGTGTTCTCAGCTTACCGTATGCCATGGCACATCTTGGATG GGGTCCTGGTGTGGTAGTGCTTGTTTTGTCATGGGTCATAACCTTGTACACCCTTTGGCAAATGGTGGAAATGCATGAGATGGTGCCCGGGAAACGATTCGATCGGTACCATGAGCTTGGCCAGCATGCGTTTGGAGAAAAGCTTGGCCTCTGGATTGTGGTTCCCCAACAGGTGGTGGTGGAGGTTGGCACATGCATTGTCTACATGGTCACCGGTGGAAAATCTCTACAAAAATTCCATAATGTTGTATGCCCTGACTGCAAATCCATCAAGCTAAGCTATTTTATTATGATCTTTGCCTCTGTGCACTTCGTTCTCTCCCAACTTCCCAACTTCAATTCGATGTCGGGTGTCTCCTTGGCTGCTGCAGTCATGTCCCTCAG TTACTCCACCATTGCTTGGGGAGCTGCTGTTGATAAGGGTCAGCAAGAAGGGGTGGACTATAGCTTCAAAGATTCAACCACATCGGGAGTTGTCTTTGGCTTCGTGAGTGCATTGGGAGATGTTGCTTTTGCCTTTGCAGGGCACAATGTTGTCTTGGAGATACAAGCAACCATTCCTTCTACGCCCGAGAAGC TCAAGAAACCCATGTGGAAGGGTGTTATTGTAGCTTATATCATAGTTGCCATCTGCTACTTCCCTGTTGCTTTGATCGGATACTGGTCTTTTGGCAATGCAGTTGATGACAACATTCTCATTTCATTGGAGAGGCCGAGGTGGCTCATTGCAGCTGCTAACATGTTCGTTGTGATTCATGTTATTGGAGGCTATCAG ATTTATGCCATGCCTGTGTTTGACATGATGGAAACAATGCTCGTGAAGAAACTTCATTTCTCTCCTAGCATTGCTCTACGTTTAGTTGCACGGACTTTATTTGTTG CTCTTACAATGTTCATTGGTATATGCATCCCCTTCTTTGGTGGGTTGCTTGGATTCTTTGGAGGCTTTGCATTGGCTCCAACAACTTACTAT CTTCCATGCATCATGTGGCTGGTCATCTACAAGCCTAGAAAGTTCAGCTTATCTTGGATCACAAATTGG ATCTGCATTATTCTTGgagtcattttgatgattttagcACCAATTGGAGGACTAAGGACAATCATACTTAATGCGAAGAATTACCAGTTCTTCTCATAA